aagtattttgatcttagtcATGTCGACACTGGTGATTTATTTCTTCATaagcaccttgttgattcggtggatAAGTTGGTCATTTTTAACTCCATCCGTAGTACTGGTGCCTCTGGTGTTGCAGCCCCTTCTCAGGAAGCGGCTGCCCGCTTTGCTTTGTTATCATGTATTGGGGAGTCCTTTTTTCGGATCACCAAAAATGTCCTGTTGAATGCCTGCGTTGGCACAATTGTTCTCCTGCACCATTTCGTGACTGGTGACAGGGAACTTTAGTATCGTTACGAGGATATAAAGCATAgccttgaggcccaaggccattctatcctccaggtggataccttCATTCTGCCCTCACGTGGTCCAGACCATCAACTtctttgggttgtgaaggtcacgtTCGATGGTTAATCCCTTCCCTCTTCAATCATTCGTACTGGTGTCGgtactccattcaggagtacatccccTCTCCTCGTCTCTGCAGCAGCTGCTAGGGATTTCGGCATGGTCTCTTCAGGGGCACAAGTGAAATGTGCGTCTGCCCCTTGTGTGGAACTTCGGGTCATTCGATGACGGAGTGCCCTTCTTACCAAACTCTACATCAATtgcggtgatgcccaccctaTCTTCACACGCATGTGTGCATttcaaatttgaggaagccattcTCAATTTAAAGTATCGCGATCATTTGTCATTTCCTGAGGTTAGGCACCGGATTCGCCATCTTCTTTCTCTAGAATGtcatatgctcgtgtgttgcgtttCCCCTCTACTcactctctcccactttctcagtTTCGCAACCGTTTCGAGGTCTTGGACCACGACACCTGCACCGCCACCTCAGCAGCTCCTTTGCATTCTGGGCTTGAGggtcctcctggttctctgtatgGTGTTTCCTTACTTCCTTCCTGGTCTTCCTTGTCTCCTTTGCCCTCCTTGTCTCCTTTGCCCTCCTTGTCTCCTTTGCCCTCCTTGTCACCTTTGCCCTCCTTGTCTCCTTTGCCCTCCTTGTCTCCTTTGCCCTCCTTGTCTCCTTTGCCCTCCTTGTCTCCTTTGCCCTCCTTGTCTCCTTTGCCCTCCTTGTCTCCTTTGCCCTCCTTGTCTCCTTTGCCCTCCTTGTCTCCTTTGCCCTCCTTGTCTCCTTTGCCCTCCTTGTCTCCTGTGCCCTCCTTGTCTCCTGTGCCCTCCTTCCCTTctcgcccctcccctccttcttaACCCTCCCCTCTGTCTCCTGGTCCTCCTCACCGCTTGCCTGTCCATCCTCCTCCCAACGTTCGGCATGTTGCCCATTCCCGTTCTCTTTCTCCAGCTGAAACTGTCGAGGCTGTCGCCCAGTATATTACTGATGGTACGCATATTTCTCTACGTCAGAAGAGTAAGCCTGGCACCTCTTCCTTTTTCCTCCATGGCGGGTAAGGTGGCTTCGATGTATTCCTCACCTTTCGACTCCGACATAATCCCTGCTTCACCTCCCTTTTCACTGGCGGGGTCTCTTGTCCCTCCTAAGAAGGTTTCCTTGGCCCTTGATCCTCTCTTGGATGCTGCCCTTGCTTCGGTGCCATCACCGGTTGTCCTCCTTGCCCCCTTACCCGCTCCTCTCTGTTGCCTGCTCCCGCTCCGGACTGTCCATTCGCCCCTGGTCCGTCAGTCCTGCTCCCTTGTCTTGGTTATCTTTGCTAGCTTTACCTGTGCTCTGTTCCcctgatttcactgatcctgatcctgTTCTTCTTAATTCTACTGTTCTGCTTTGTCTTTGTTTCTCCCTTATTAGCTCTGTTTTTTTTCGTCAGTTCTTCAATGGACTGTTCGTGGTTTTTATGGCAACTTCCATACTCCGACGTCTGATCACTCAGTATTTCCCGCTTTGTgtttctccaggagccaatgcttggctcTCGTCCTGGTAGCTTCCATGGTTATTCCTTTTTCTCTTCGCCTCCAGATCTTGCTGGGGCCCCTGcctgtactgctctcttgatatTCCCTTCGTTCCTCTAATTTTTCAGTGGCCCATTCAGTGTTCTGCAGCCCGTAtcattgtgagtaaatggtatacagtctgttctatttatctcccccaaaatatccctctttctcttcctgatcttaaacacctgttggactccttaccagagcctgtgctccttttgggtgatattAACTGTCGGCATACCCTCTGGGTAGATGTTCTGGCAAACACCCGGGGCTGCCTTCTTGACTTTTGTTCTTCGGTCTCTACCGAATTCTGGTGAGCCAACTCATGTTTACTTCAGCacatgcaccctttcctgtcgtgATCTATATATCTGCTAGTCTTCTCTTTATTTGAACTAAACTTGGCAGGTGCTTGATGACCTACATAAGTGACCATTTCCTTATCCATGTCacctcttttcgccctcccctctccttccctaggtggcagtttggaaCCTAGGTTCCAAACTATAAGCTATAAGCAATAAGAAGTTATGACTGGAACCTCTTCACTTCGCGTGCTGCTCTTTCCGGCCTCTGATCTGCCTCTTCTGCAAGCCCTCCTCTTTCATGACTGTTTATGATGCTACCCTCTGCTCTGTTACTTGTTCTTTCTCCAGGGACGCATGGAAgttcgttccctggtggaatgcagactgtgcttgggctgtctgcaTTAAGCGTGCATCCTGAAAGAAACACGTCGACGCCCGTTTTTGTTTAGTTTCGGAggacgagtgcggtggcccgtgggGCCATCTGTTCGGCTAAACATGAGGATTGGAGATCTttagtttccaccattacgtctgacaCTCCTCTGCCCCTGATCTTGGATAAAATCTGCAACATAACGGGTaaatttgttccagatgtctcgccagtcTATCATCTCCGTGGTCCTATTGTAGCAGATTCGGTGTCGGTGGCGACCGAACTTGGTTCTCACTTTTCGACTGTTAGCGCCAGCTCTCATCTTCCTTCTTTCCTTACTCGTAAGCCCCCTTCTTGAATCTTTTACCTTAGGTTTTTGCACTTCTTtttagcttccctataatgatcccctcTCTTTGAAAACTccagtctgccctagccctctgtAGTTCTACGGCAGCAGGCTCAGATGATATTCATTATTAGATGCTTCactatctccctccatgcacgtttCAGTTTTTACGGAGTGTTTATAACtgagtctgggagtcgtcgtcagtctctgaggaCTGCCTAGAGGCGATTTTTCTTCCTATTCGGAACCTGATTCTCTAGGGCCATCCCCTTAAAGACTTCGTCCCATTGCTCTCATGAGTTGTAGTCT
The sequence above is a segment of the Procambarus clarkii isolate CNS0578487 chromosome 44, FALCON_Pclarkii_2.0, whole genome shotgun sequence genome. Coding sequences within it:
- the LOC138350207 gene encoding transcription elongation factor A protein-like 5 — encoded protein: MSESKGGEGREGKEGTGDKEGTGDKEGKGDKEGKGDKEGKGDKEGKGDKEGKGDKEGKGDKEGKGDKEGKGDKEGKGDKEGKGDKEGKGDKEGKGDKEGKGDKEDQEGSKETPYREPGGPSSPECKGAAEVAVQVSWSKTSKRLRN